One window of the Candidatus Margulisiibacteriota bacterium genome contains the following:
- the rpmE gene encoding 50S ribosomal protein L31, which translates to MKEGIHPKYFDTKATCACGAVFAIGSTRENVTVDMCSACHPLFTGKQKLVDAEGRVQKFKKKFANVAPRVKKEKKKKVAKAAAKKTAAKKPKKAAAPKEK; encoded by the coding sequence ATGAAGGAAGGAATTCACCCAAAATATTTTGACACTAAAGCGACCTGCGCCTGTGGCGCGGTATTCGCTATTGGTTCGACCAGAGAAAACGTCACGGTCGACATGTGCTCCGCCTGCCATCCCCTCTTTACCGGCAAGCAGAAGCTGGTCGACGCCGAAGGACGCGTCCAGAAGTTCAAAAAGAAATTCGCCAATGTCGCCCCGCGCGTGAAGAAAGAGAAGAAAAAGAAAGTCGCCAAAGCGGCCGCCAAAAAAACTGCCGCCAAGAAACCCAAAAAAGCCGCCGCCCCCAAGGAAAAGTAA